In Paenibacillus hexagrammi, the following are encoded in one genomic region:
- a CDS encoding PucR family transcriptional regulator, with the protein MEWERMKERLEAVLHAPMKIGLLPEAQWNRIIEEFQEHNGTKQSVRSVESDGDVLFYINKESSEIRVLRIAATGLSATERGLVELMLESKQAPEKKTKISYVSEDERKAHQLRDWLLDQMQKGFTHAELPDTLASQSSLYSSKIPLLLYGDYSQNQRVSYIELKKLLESFFESEVTLIPLLEKEWLILASESLLTSGAEEREGDEEESVEQILDAIGSGLYEMLANEWMGEYHLAIHYPMKPAKAMFSTILQLRETIMLGRSFHVGSFIHLPWELHLEKLLHMVQEHDKADFLEQVLRGTDYVLDAETVTTLEQFFALDCNVSETAKKLYIHRNTLLYRLDKFKQETGLDVRTFNHAVLVRLALLLYKVTKRK; encoded by the coding sequence ATGGAATGGGAACGCATGAAAGAACGATTGGAAGCGGTTTTACATGCGCCTATGAAGATAGGCTTACTGCCCGAGGCGCAATGGAATCGAATCATCGAAGAGTTTCAGGAACATAACGGTACGAAGCAATCGGTACGAAGCGTTGAGTCTGATGGGGATGTGCTCTTTTATATAAACAAGGAAAGCTCGGAGATTCGTGTGCTTCGCATTGCAGCGACAGGCTTATCGGCTACGGAACGAGGGCTTGTTGAATTAATGTTGGAGTCGAAGCAGGCCCCGGAAAAGAAAACCAAAATCTCCTACGTGTCGGAAGACGAGAGGAAAGCGCATCAACTTCGGGACTGGCTGCTAGACCAGATGCAAAAAGGATTCACTCATGCGGAATTACCGGACACATTGGCTTCTCAGTCTTCTTTGTATTCATCCAAAATCCCGCTGCTGCTGTACGGAGATTACTCGCAAAATCAACGCGTCTCCTATATAGAATTGAAGAAACTGTTAGAATCGTTCTTTGAATCCGAGGTAACACTGATACCGCTATTAGAAAAAGAATGGCTGATTCTTGCTTCGGAAAGCTTATTGACCAGCGGCGCAGAAGAGCGTGAGGGTGATGAAGAGGAAAGTGTCGAACAGATTCTCGACGCGATTGGCTCAGGTTTATATGAGATGCTAGCAAATGAATGGATGGGTGAATATCATCTAGCGATTCACTATCCAATGAAACCAGCCAAAGCAATGTTCTCCACGATCCTGCAGCTGAGAGAGACCATTATGCTGGGCCGCTCGTTTCATGTGGGAAGCTTCATTCACCTTCCCTGGGAGCTTCATTTGGAGAAGCTGCTGCACATGGTGCAGGAGCACGATAAGGCGGACTTCCTGGAGCAGGTTCTGCGCGGCACCGACTATGTGCTTGATGCGGAGACGGTTACGACGTTGGAGCAATTTTTTGCACTGGATTGTAACGTAAGCGAGACAGCCAAGAAGCTGTACATTCACCGCAACACATTGCTCTACCGGTTGGATAAATTCAAGCAGGAAACTGGACTGGACGTAAGAACGTTCAATCACGCTGTTTTGGTAAGACTGGCATTATTATTGTACAAAGTCACGAAAAGAAAGTGA
- the lgt gene encoding prolipoprotein diacylglyceryl transferase has product MLNPIAFAIGPVKVHWYGIILGTAALVGLLLAIREGKRFRIQPDFFMDLLLIGVPSAIICARIYYVAFQWKDYKDNLAEVFMIWHGGIAIYGALIGAIAAGFFYTRSKGYSFWRILDICAPGLIVGQMIGRWGNYMNQEAHGGPVEESFLRHTLHLPNFIVNQMNIEGVFYHPTFFYESFWNFVGLLLLFWLRRRPFLRAGELFFSYLIWYSVGRFFIEALRTDSLDFIGPTWLASLMNALWSPMTLLFEQGTLTYGGNVRISQLLAVLLVIGAVITIIVRRKKGYATVRYSDPIVSSKAVTSGSENNDAEELSTKGAEYDSNRTV; this is encoded by the coding sequence ATGCTTAATCCGATCGCATTTGCTATTGGTCCTGTTAAGGTACACTGGTATGGGATTATTTTAGGTACAGCAGCGTTAGTAGGACTGCTCCTGGCTATTCGGGAGGGAAAAAGATTTCGCATTCAGCCTGATTTTTTCATGGATTTGCTATTAATAGGCGTTCCTTCCGCAATTATATGCGCCCGAATTTATTATGTAGCTTTTCAATGGAAAGACTACAAGGATAACCTAGCTGAAGTATTTATGATTTGGCACGGCGGCATAGCGATTTACGGTGCATTAATCGGTGCGATTGCAGCGGGTTTCTTCTATACAAGATCGAAAGGGTACTCATTTTGGCGAATTCTAGACATTTGTGCACCTGGACTCATCGTTGGACAAATGATAGGCCGGTGGGGTAATTACATGAATCAGGAAGCGCACGGCGGTCCTGTCGAAGAGTCGTTCCTGCGGCATACACTGCACTTGCCTAATTTCATTGTGAATCAGATGAATATCGAAGGCGTTTTCTATCATCCTACCTTTTTTTATGAATCGTTTTGGAACTTCGTCGGCCTGCTGCTGCTTTTCTGGCTGCGACGCAGACCTTTTTTGCGAGCAGGGGAGCTCTTTTTCAGCTATCTGATCTGGTATTCCGTTGGCCGATTCTTTATCGAGGCGCTTCGCACGGATAGCTTGGACTTTATAGGACCGACATGGCTTGCTTCCCTGATGAATGCATTATGGTCTCCGATGACCCTCCTGTTCGAGCAAGGGACACTGACATACGGCGGTAATGTCCGAATTTCTCAATTGTTAGCTGTTCTGCTGGTGATTGGCGCCGTTATTACGATAATCGTAAGAAGAAAAAAAGGATATGCCACTGTGCGTTATTCCGATCCGATCGTATCCTCGAAGGCGGTAACGTCAGGTTCGGAGAACAACGACGCGGAAGAGCTATCCACCAAAGGAGCAGAGTATGATTCAAACCGTACTGTTTGA
- a CDS encoding GMC family oxidoreductase, with the protein MKWRYEQDEVDIVIIGAGAAGGVLAKELSEAGMSVVILEAGPHRDPQKDFASDELAMKSLGWQDTRLVDGSNPLTMGHNNSGWGVGGGTQHFTGVFLRFHESDFKTKSIDGVGEDWPIHYKDLEPYYHKIEKEIAVSGPRYFPWGNFHGPYPYPEREPLSPNAYLFQKGCEMLGYQSVVTPLAILSAPFEGRPPCINRGFCNQGCMPNAKFSTLIVHIPKAIHAGAILLSDCRVTQIETNAEGKASGVIFMHGGQSYRQRAKVVIVSAYVVETPRLLLHSANAQFPNGLSNSSGWVGRGFMTHSSYDVYAKFEEEVRLYKGTPVLASTQDLYETDKNRGFARGYTIHAHGARPVSMANGISNSVSGMLWGETLRDAMKNYNHYGRLTMVGEVLPSWDNSISLSDEKDELGIPRSKVTFSYSDNDRKLIEHAVDTMSSILTAAGGQVEYVVPDTAHLMGGCRMGSNSHTSVVNSFGQSHDIPNLFICDASIFVTSSGGNPTNTVMALAARTAEYIMELATLQDI; encoded by the coding sequence ATGAAATGGCGCTATGAGCAAGATGAAGTAGATATTGTCATTATTGGAGCTGGGGCTGCTGGGGGAGTTTTGGCCAAAGAGCTCAGCGAAGCAGGGATGAGTGTCGTCATCCTTGAGGCAGGCCCCCATCGCGATCCTCAAAAAGATTTTGCCAGTGATGAACTGGCCATGAAATCCCTAGGCTGGCAGGATACCCGCCTTGTCGACGGCTCTAACCCACTAACCATGGGTCACAATAACTCGGGTTGGGGTGTGGGCGGCGGGACCCAGCACTTTACCGGCGTATTTCTCCGTTTCCACGAGTCCGATTTCAAGACCAAGTCGATTGACGGCGTCGGTGAGGATTGGCCCATTCACTATAAAGACCTTGAACCCTACTATCATAAAATTGAAAAAGAAATCGCAGTCTCGGGACCTCGCTATTTTCCATGGGGAAACTTTCATGGGCCGTATCCCTACCCGGAGAGAGAACCGCTTAGCCCCAATGCATATTTATTTCAAAAGGGCTGCGAGATGCTAGGGTATCAGTCAGTGGTAACTCCTCTGGCTATTTTATCTGCTCCCTTTGAGGGACGCCCTCCATGTATCAACCGCGGCTTTTGCAACCAGGGCTGTATGCCTAATGCAAAGTTTAGTACTCTAATTGTACATATACCAAAAGCGATCCATGCCGGAGCAATTCTACTATCCGATTGTAGGGTCACCCAAATTGAGACCAATGCTGAGGGTAAAGCATCCGGTGTTATCTTTATGCACGGTGGCCAATCGTACCGACAGCGCGCCAAAGTTGTGATTGTATCAGCATATGTTGTTGAAACTCCCCGTCTGCTGCTTCATTCTGCGAATGCCCAGTTTCCCAACGGGCTCAGTAACAGCAGTGGTTGGGTAGGTCGTGGCTTTATGACTCACAGCAGCTATGATGTCTACGCGAAGTTTGAAGAGGAAGTACGGTTGTATAAGGGGACACCGGTCCTTGCTTCTACGCAAGATCTCTATGAGACCGATAAAAATAGAGGCTTCGCCCGCGGCTATACGATCCACGCTCATGGTGCCAGACCGGTTAGTATGGCGAATGGAATTAGCAATTCGGTAAGCGGTATGCTTTGGGGGGAGACGCTGCGTGACGCTATGAAAAATTACAATCATTACGGTCGCCTGACGATGGTTGGCGAGGTTCTCCCGAGCTGGGACAATTCCATAAGTCTATCCGACGAAAAAGACGAGCTAGGTATACCTAGATCCAAGGTTACATTTAGCTATAGCGACAATGATCGAAAGCTAATCGAACATGCCGTCGACACGATGAGCTCCATCCTCACTGCCGCAGGCGGACAGGTCGAGTATGTAGTACCGGATACCGCACATCTCATGGGCGGATGCAGGATGGGCAGCAATTCACATACATCCGTTGTCAATTCCTTTGGTCAGAGCCATGACATACCTAACTTGTTCATCTGCGATGCCAGTATCTTCGTAACCTCTAGTGGGGGCAATCCTACGAATACGGTTATGGCGCTTGCAGCAAGAACAGCTGAATATATCATGGAGCTGGCCACCTTGCAGGACATCTGA
- the larA gene encoding nickel-dependent lactate racemase has protein sequence MEIIRTYPLRGGPVIYFIPFGKTQIPLPLPDHRSPHWVTYNTHPADLAFDYISHSLQNPIAAKPLHEAVRGYRKAVILISDASRLCPSYLFLEQLLDAINQGGIADACITIVIALGLHRKQTEQEIKELVGTSVFRRVQVLNHSSLPEDCIQLGVTQMGTPVEINKHVVEADFRMVTGNLEPHALAGVSGGVKALFPGAASSAAIEHNHSLSQAYPATPGDPNNAVRADMEEMLGFVPIHYLLNVVVDHERNLLGAVAGDVIEAHRAAMDLVRRTFCVTVPYMFDVVIVSPGGYPKDTQLYQAVKSLTNAASITKPGGTIILIAQCEEQYGNGILQYWVDTIQDRRVMVQKLKEKFTMGAHKIEHIDKVLNKHTVYLHSLMSPKSIELLGFQPVPDLKATLAMLLKDPATSVAVLPYGGITFPQVKVSS, from the coding sequence TTGGAAATAATTAGAACGTATCCACTGAGAGGAGGTCCTGTTATCTACTTCATTCCATTTGGGAAAACGCAAATTCCGCTGCCTCTGCCGGACCATCGTTCTCCGCATTGGGTTACCTATAACACGCATCCTGCGGACCTTGCCTTCGATTACATATCGCATTCACTCCAAAACCCAATTGCGGCCAAGCCCCTGCATGAAGCTGTACGCGGATATAGGAAAGCAGTCATTCTGATTAGTGACGCCTCGCGCCTTTGTCCCAGCTACTTGTTTTTAGAACAGTTACTGGATGCGATAAATCAAGGGGGAATCGCGGATGCTTGTATAACCATCGTCATAGCTCTAGGTCTTCATCGCAAGCAGACGGAGCAGGAGATTAAGGAGCTTGTAGGAACATCCGTCTTCCGCCGAGTTCAAGTTCTCAACCACTCCAGCTTACCTGAAGATTGTATTCAACTCGGGGTCACCCAAATGGGAACACCTGTGGAAATCAACAAGCATGTTGTGGAGGCTGACTTTCGCATGGTAACCGGCAACCTGGAGCCTCACGCACTGGCCGGGGTTTCCGGTGGGGTTAAAGCACTCTTCCCTGGGGCTGCTTCATCAGCAGCCATTGAGCATAATCACAGCCTGTCCCAAGCCTATCCAGCTACGCCCGGAGATCCAAATAACGCCGTTCGAGCTGATATGGAAGAGATGCTGGGGTTCGTTCCTATCCATTATTTGCTGAACGTAGTAGTTGACCACGAACGAAATCTACTTGGGGCTGTAGCCGGAGATGTTATCGAGGCTCATCGTGCTGCCATGGACTTGGTCAGGCGTACATTTTGCGTAACGGTTCCCTACATGTTCGATGTAGTCATCGTTTCACCCGGAGGGTATCCGAAGGACACGCAGCTCTATCAGGCTGTCAAATCCTTGACAAATGCAGCTTCCATCACCAAACCTGGCGGTACCATAATCCTCATTGCACAGTGCGAGGAGCAGTATGGGAACGGCATCCTGCAGTACTGGGTAGATACTATTCAAGACCGCCGCGTTATGGTTCAGAAGCTGAAGGAAAAATTCACAATGGGTGCTCACAAAATCGAGCATATCGACAAGGTGCTGAACAAGCATACCGTTTACCTACACTCACTAATGTCACCAAAATCTATTGAGCTTCTTGGTTTTCAGCCGGTTCCAGACCTCAAGGCCACATTAGCCATGCTACTCAAAGACCCGGCAACCTCCGTGGCGGTCCTCCCCTACGGCGGCATCACATTCCCGCAAGTGAAAGTATCATCATGA
- a CDS encoding acyltransferase, whose amino-acid sequence MRRTERYPVEGTNALWQIYHTVSKWKAVRNFVFIQITRYSPSLHVKNWIYRNVLGMKVGNHTAFALMVMVDVFFPEKIHIGENTIIGYNSTILAHEYLTKEYRLGEVRIGSHVMVGANTTILPGVTIGDHAVIGAGSVVHKDVAPHSFVAGNPLQVIRVGNKE is encoded by the coding sequence TTGAGACGAACGGAACGCTACCCGGTAGAAGGCACGAACGCTTTGTGGCAGATCTACCATACCGTCAGTAAGTGGAAAGCCGTACGCAATTTTGTCTTCATACAAATTACACGTTATTCCCCATCCCTGCACGTGAAGAATTGGATTTACCGTAATGTGCTTGGTATGAAGGTGGGGAATCATACCGCATTTGCGCTTATGGTTATGGTCGATGTCTTCTTCCCGGAAAAAATTCATATTGGCGAGAACACTATTATTGGATACAATAGCACGATTCTAGCTCATGAGTATTTGACGAAGGAATACAGACTGGGTGAGGTCCGCATTGGCTCCCATGTGATGGTTGGGGCGAATACGACAATCCTGCCAGGGGTGACGATTGGCGACCACGCTGTAATTGGGGCAGGTTCAGTCGTTCATAAAGACGTAGCGCCACATAGCTTTGTTGCAGGGAATCCTCTTCAGGTTATTCGGGTTGGCAATAAGGAATAA
- a CDS encoding gluconate 2-dehydrogenase subunit 3 family protein, translating to MKVNTHYPSYNVMNEIEHWDPHTQSIVQSRLIREHEYRFLTLTEAEILRAWCALLVDDDRGEIIQYVLCHIDESLSSHKGEGQRKPGTPVASILLREGLKAIDEASQLADSKSFFHLDESRKRQLMSEISSGQLAQSEQWQGIPQKELFQKLLSLTIEAYYSHPQVWSEIGYGGPAYPRGYIRTHLGQTDPWEAVKEQ from the coding sequence ATGAAAGTAAATACGCACTATCCGTCCTATAACGTTATGAACGAGATCGAACATTGGGATCCGCATACACAATCCATTGTGCAATCCAGACTCATTCGCGAGCATGAGTACAGGTTTCTTACTTTGACTGAAGCGGAAATCCTCCGTGCATGGTGTGCGCTGCTTGTCGATGACGATCGTGGAGAAATCATTCAGTATGTGCTTTGTCACATTGATGAGAGCCTCTCGAGCCATAAGGGTGAAGGCCAACGTAAACCAGGTACTCCAGTTGCAAGCATATTATTAAGAGAGGGCCTTAAGGCGATCGATGAAGCTTCTCAACTCGCAGATTCAAAATCGTTCTTCCATTTAGATGAGAGCCGAAAACGGCAGCTTATGTCCGAAATTAGCAGCGGCCAGCTCGCTCAAAGCGAGCAATGGCAAGGTATCCCTCAAAAAGAATTGTTTCAAAAGCTTCTCTCCCTAACCATAGAGGCTTATTATTCTCATCCCCAAGTATGGTCTGAAATCGGCTATGGGGGGCCTGCTTATCCACGCGGCTATATTCGAACTCATTTGGGACAAACGGATCCATGGGAGGCTGTGAAAGAGCAATGA
- the hprK gene encoding HPr(Ser) kinase/phosphatase has product MAKKLKVSDMVAQFHMEVLAGETGLKRPITTADLYRPGLEMAGYFNYHPRERIQMLGKTEITFLEMLTTGVRRNRAEQLCAPEETPCIVVTRGLDVPAELLEEATKRELPILRSQVSTTIFSSRLTGFLENKLAPSTTIHGVLVDVYGVGMLITGSSGIGKSETALELVKRGHRLIADDAVEIRQTADKVLTGNAPELIRHLLEIRGVGIINVMTLFGAGAIRNVKKISVVVKLENWQQDKQYDRLGLDEELTRIIDTDLPLVTIPVRPGRNLAVIVEVAAMNYRLKRMGYNAALQFTNKLTESLSEDFEDAD; this is encoded by the coding sequence ATGGCAAAAAAATTAAAGGTTTCCGACATGGTTGCACAGTTTCACATGGAAGTCTTGGCCGGGGAAACCGGGCTGAAAAGACCGATTACAACCGCTGATTTATACCGGCCAGGTCTTGAAATGGCGGGTTATTTTAACTATCATCCGCGGGAACGCATTCAAATGCTGGGAAAAACGGAGATTACTTTTCTAGAAATGTTAACGACAGGTGTACGCCGTAACAGAGCGGAGCAGCTGTGTGCGCCAGAAGAAACCCCGTGCATTGTTGTAACGAGAGGACTCGATGTGCCTGCTGAGCTTCTCGAGGAAGCAACAAAACGGGAACTTCCAATACTCAGAAGTCAGGTATCTACGACTATTTTTTCAAGCAGATTAACTGGTTTTCTAGAGAATAAGCTAGCCCCGAGTACAACTATTCATGGGGTTCTTGTTGACGTTTATGGAGTCGGCATGCTGATTACCGGAAGCAGTGGGATCGGTAAGAGCGAGACGGCTCTCGAGCTAGTGAAAAGAGGGCATCGACTTATCGCTGACGATGCGGTCGAAATCCGTCAAACAGCGGATAAAGTGCTGACAGGGAACGCTCCTGAACTCATTCGCCACCTGCTGGAAATTCGTGGTGTTGGTATTATCAACGTGATGACGCTGTTCGGCGCTGGGGCGATACGGAACGTCAAAAAAATCTCCGTAGTTGTCAAATTGGAAAACTGGCAGCAGGACAAGCAATATGATCGATTGGGATTGGATGAAGAGCTGACTCGAATTATTGACACGGATCTGCCTCTTGTAACGATCCCGGTACGACCTGGCCGAAACTTGGCCGTCATCGTCGAGGTAGCAGCGATGAATTATCGCCTGAAGCGAATGGGATATAACGCGGCGCTTCAATTTACGAATAAATTGACAGAGTCGTTGTCCGAGGATTTCGAAGACGCCGACTAA
- a CDS encoding MTH1187 family thiamine-binding protein: MAIAEFTIIPIGTGTTSLSSYVADLHKELEKHTDIQFEMTPMGTILEGPLERLFEVIRLVHEVPFLHGAQRVSTSIKIDDRRDKHATMEQKLQSVKDKL; encoded by the coding sequence ATGGCCATCGCTGAGTTCACGATTATTCCCATTGGAACTGGAACTACAAGTTTAAGCAGCTACGTTGCAGATCTTCATAAGGAGCTTGAAAAACACACCGACATCCAGTTCGAAATGACCCCCATGGGAACCATACTGGAAGGTCCTTTGGAGCGACTTTTCGAAGTCATTCGACTTGTCCACGAGGTCCCCTTTCTACACGGTGCACAACGCGTATCTACTTCAATTAAAATTGATGATCGACGCGATAAGCATGCAACTATGGAGCAGAAGCTGCAATCCGTGAAAGACAAATTGTAG
- a CDS encoding C40 family peptidase: MFKSLVHRTLGITVAVTIAMSATTAVSAYAAYDDMDAVSLVDKMVGKDYSRGDESPSQGFDSSGLIYYIFQTLDYSVPRTLSAQLAMNKPYISNISKAQPGDVLFFGSGKNPTYAAIYVGNGKMVMASQSKDEVVTRNVSDYKKSFIGGRSILSSKDRLKAQMILAAQKYLGTPYEFGAKYGQTDTLDCSSFVKTVFAEYGITLPRVSRNQAKEGTYVSKSNLEAGDLVFFTTAASGKNIGHVGIYVGNGMMIHTYGEGGVKFTSINKDWWADHYVTARRILK, encoded by the coding sequence ATGTTCAAGAGTCTAGTTCATCGCACTTTAGGAATTACTGTAGCCGTTACAATCGCTATGTCAGCAACTACAGCTGTTTCGGCATATGCAGCCTATGATGATATGGATGCCGTATCTCTAGTTGATAAAATGGTAGGGAAGGATTACTCCAGAGGTGATGAATCACCATCTCAAGGATTCGATTCTTCGGGATTGATCTATTATATTTTCCAGACGTTGGATTACTCGGTTCCTAGAACACTTTCGGCACAGCTTGCTATGAATAAGCCTTATATCAGCAATATTAGCAAAGCGCAGCCAGGTGATGTCTTGTTCTTTGGTAGTGGGAAGAACCCTACGTATGCCGCAATTTATGTTGGAAACGGTAAGATGGTTATGGCCTCCCAAAGCAAAGACGAAGTCGTCACCCGCAATGTCAGTGATTATAAGAAGAGCTTCATCGGAGGAAGAAGTATCTTATCTTCCAAGGATCGTTTGAAGGCACAAATGATTTTGGCAGCGCAAAAATATTTGGGCACCCCTTATGAATTTGGAGCTAAATACGGACAAACGGATACGCTGGATTGTTCCTCCTTTGTAAAGACAGTATTCGCTGAATACGGCATCACATTGCCGCGTGTTTCTCGAAATCAAGCCAAGGAAGGCACTTATGTAAGCAAAAGCAATCTGGAGGCAGGTGACTTGGTATTCTTTACGACGGCAGCATCCGGTAAGAACATCGGTCACGTGGGAATTTATGTCGGTAACGGTATGATGATTCATACGTACGGCGAAGGCGGAGTGAAGTTTACTTCTATTAATAAAGATTGGTGGGCGGACCATTACGTAACCGCTCGTCGGATCCTGAAATAA
- a CDS encoding ABC transporter ATP-binding protein, whose amino-acid sequence MAGVRLNHIVKKYPGAEESTVKDFHLEVQDKEFVVLVGASGCGKSTTLRMIAGLEEITEGELYIGDRLVNDVAPKDRDIAMVFQSYALYPHMTVYQNMAFGLKLRKFKKADIDARVREAAKILDITHLLDRKPKALSGGQRQRVALGRAIVREPQVFLMDEPLSNLDAKLRVQMRAEITKLTKRLGVTTIYVTHDQTEAMTMGDRIVVMDKGIIQQAATPEEIYNTPVNMFVAGFIGSPSMNFLNGTLTQEGGGLFFKSNGLSVEVPAGKAQALRDKGYAGKEVILGVRPEDIHDEPVFLEASPNSVVNVNVELTENLGHEMYLYLNGIGAGTVIARVDGRAGIKEGMNTKLALDMNKVHFFDKASTLSILAN is encoded by the coding sequence ATGGCAGGCGTACGTTTAAATCATATCGTTAAGAAATATCCCGGTGCAGAAGAATCCACTGTTAAAGATTTCCACCTTGAAGTTCAAGATAAAGAGTTTGTCGTTCTTGTAGGTGCTTCCGGTTGCGGAAAATCCACGACTCTTCGTATGATCGCAGGATTAGAGGAAATTACAGAGGGTGAATTGTACATCGGCGACCGCCTGGTGAATGATGTAGCTCCTAAAGATCGCGATATCGCGATGGTTTTCCAATCTTACGCTTTGTACCCGCACATGACTGTATACCAAAACATGGCGTTTGGTCTGAAGCTTCGTAAATTCAAAAAAGCTGATATCGACGCTCGCGTTCGCGAAGCGGCGAAAATTCTAGATATTACTCATCTGCTGGATCGTAAGCCTAAGGCTCTGTCCGGTGGTCAGCGTCAGCGTGTTGCTTTGGGTCGTGCGATCGTTCGTGAGCCTCAAGTGTTCTTGATGGACGAACCGCTTTCCAACTTGGATGCGAAACTTCGCGTACAGATGCGCGCTGAAATTACAAAATTAACAAAACGTCTTGGTGTTACAACGATCTACGTAACGCATGACCAAACAGAAGCTATGACAATGGGCGATCGTATCGTTGTTATGGATAAAGGTATCATTCAACAAGCGGCTACTCCAGAAGAAATTTACAACACTCCTGTTAATATGTTCGTTGCAGGCTTCATCGGATCCCCATCCATGAACTTCCTGAACGGTACATTGACACAAGAAGGCGGCGGCCTGTTCTTCAAATCGAACGGACTAAGCGTAGAAGTTCCAGCTGGTAAAGCGCAAGCTCTTCGCGATAAAGGCTACGCAGGTAAAGAAGTGATTCTGGGTGTTCGTCCAGAGGATATTCATGATGAGCCAGTATTCCTGGAAGCTTCCCCTAACTCTGTAGTGAATGTAAACGTAGAGTTGACAGAGAACCTTGGTCACGAAATGTACCTGTACCTGAACGGTATCGGCGCGGGCACAGTAATCGCTCGTGTAGACGGCCGCGCAGGAATCAAAGAAGGCATGAACACGAAGCTTGCTCTGGATATGAACAAAGTTCATTTCTTCGATAAAGCATCTACATTGTCCATCTTGGCTAACTAA